The Anaerolineae bacterium genome includes the window GTCACTCACCACTCACCACTATTCACTACTCCCTGCCTTTCCGGTAGGAGCTGGCTGTGGTAGATGTCGGCATAGAGCCCGGAACGAGCCAGAAGCTCCTCGTGAGTCCCCATGTCCACCAGCCTGCCCTGGTCCAGAAGCAGGATGACGTCGGCCCGACGGGCGGTAGAGACGCGCTGGGCGATGATGAAGCTGGTGCGGCCGGGCATCAGCCGCCACAGCGCCTCCTGGATGAGCACCTCCGTCTCCGAGTCCACGCTGGAGGTGGCATCGTCCAGGATGAGCACCCGCGGGTCCTTGAGCACGGCGCGAGCGATGGCGATGCGCTGGCGCTGGCCGCCGGAGAGCATGACGCCTTTCTCTCCCACCAGGGTGTCGTAGCCCTGGGGCAACTCCATGATGAAGTCGTGTGCCGCTGCCAGCCGCGCCGCTCGCTCGATCTCCTCCTCGGTGGCGTCCGACTTCCCGAAGGCAATGTTCTCCCGCACCGTCCCCCCGAACAGCATGGTCTCCTGTAGGACAATTCCCACCTGCCGGCGGAGGGACTCCAGGGTGACCTTGCTTATGTCAAAACCGTCCATGAGGACCCGCCCTGCGGACGGGTCGTAGAAGCGCATGAGAAGGTTGATGATGGTGGTCTTGCCACTGCCGGTGGGGCCGAGGAGGGCCACCACGCTGCCCGGCTCGATAGTGAAGGACACGTCCTGCAGCACCGGCCGGTCCCGCAGGTAGCCGAAGGAGACATTCTCGAAGCGCACCCGTCCCTCGATGGGAGGGAGGGGCTGAGCATCGGGGGCGTTCTGCACTTCCTCGGGCACATCCAGGATCTCAAAAACGCGTTCGGCACCGGCCACGGATGAGCTGATCATAGAAGTGAGCCAGCCGAAGCGACGGAGGGGTTGGATCATGTTCAGGAGGTAGGCGTTGAAGGCCACCAGAGCGCCCAGGGTGAGAGCACCACCGATCACCAGCCGCCCCCCTGCCCACAGGAGCAGCACAGTGGAGACATCCACCAGGAAGCGGATCTGAGGCTGCCGGGAGGCGGAGAGCCGCACCACGCTCACGTTGTCGGAGAACAGCCGCGCGTTCTCCTCCTCGAAGCGGCGCATCTCAGCTTGCTCCTGGGCGAAGGCTCGCACCACCGCCAGTCCCTTGAGGTTCTGCTCCAACCGGGAGGTGAGCAGAGCCAGGCGGTTCTGAGCCTGCAGGGTCAGGGGACGAATCTCACGAGCGTAGCGCTGCACCACCCACACCATTAGGGGTGTCGCCGCCAGGGAGATGAGCGCGAGCAGCGGGTTCATGGCCACCAGCACCACCGCCGTTCCCAGAGTGGTGAGAGTGGCGTTGGCCAGCATGAGAAGGCCCCGTCCGGTGATGCGCCGCAGCATCTCCACGTCACTGGTGGCCCGAGCCAGCAGTTGCCCCGTCTCTACCTGATCGTAGTAGCTGAAAGACAGGCGCTGCAGCTTGTCATAAAGCTGGTTGCGCATGTCATAGGCGATGCCTTGAGAGACGCTTTCCGTCAGGTACCCCTGCACGAAGACCAGGGCCCCGCGCAAGACGCTCAGCCCAAGCACGATGGCCACCCCACCGGCCAGGAAGCCCCGGTCGCCGGCAATGATGCCCTCGTCCACGATCCTGCCTATCTGGGCGGGGATGATTAGGCCGGCTCCAGCAATACCGAGCATAGAGAGGAAGGCCAGGCTCTCCTGCCAGAGGTAGGAGCGCATGTACGAGAGGATGCGCCAGAAAGCCCTCATCTCCTAGTCTCTAGCGGACGACGCGCTCGTCTGAGCCAGACGTCCTCTTTCCTCCTCGGCAAGAATCTGGTTGAGGGCGGCTACGCCCTGGTTGACAGCAGCCAGATCCTCTTCGTTCAGCCGGTTGAGCACGGAGGCAATGGAGGCCGTGGCCCGCTCCTCCAGCTCGGCCTGTACCTCCCTGCCCTTCTCCGTCAACCCAACGTAGACCAACCTGCGGTCCTCCTTGGAACGCCACCGCTCGACCCAGCCCCGCTCCACCAGCACGTCAAGGATCTTGGTGGCTGTGGGCAGGGTGACTGCGTTCCACTCGGCCAGCTCAGAGACGGTCGCCTCCCCTTCGGTAAGCCGGCGCAGGATACGGTACTGGGAGGGGGATACGCTCACTCCCCCCGATCCCGTCGCCAGATCCGCTTTGACGATACGCATGAGCTGGAGCACCTGGTATAGCAGAGCTGAAGCCACCGAGTTCTGTCCCACCGTCGCACCCCCATGTCAATTACTAACAGTAAGGATACCAAAGCGTCGCGTGCAGTCAAGTCCACACGCTGCCGGGGCTAGGGCCTTCTCAGGTCCGGGGGAGAAGGTGGGGAAGGCTATCGGAGGGGATGCGAAGTGAGACTCGGTCATTGCAGAGCTGCTGAGCCAACAGCAACCGAGGAGGCTCCCATAGGTACAGCACAGAAGTGGCTGGCCGCTACGCGGCAGATGGCACTCCGGTTGCCTTCGACGTGAGCGGCCTGTGGCGCCGTCTGCAGGCGCTGGCGGACGGGCGGCGCCGTCAGGGCAAGCGCTATCCACGGGCGCTAGTGCTGCTGCTGGTGGTGCTGGCCAAGCTGCCGGGGGAAGATCGCCTACTGGCCTCAACTGCGACAGGCTCAGTCAAGGGCACCCTGGACGCCCAGGACCCCGAGGGGGTGCACCTATTGGTTGCCTATATACCAAAGGAAGGCATCGTGCTGCTGCAAGTGGCTGTGGGACACAAAACCAACGAGATAACCGCTGCTGCCGCCTTGCCGGGGGCCCTGGATCTTCGGGACAAGATCGCAGCCGGCGATGCCCTGCACAGGCAACGGGCCCTACTGCCTCCTCCGCCACTGCGCGGCCATTCTGGCCCACGCCTTCGCCCTGCTGTCCCCCGTGCGCCAAGCATGAGAAGAGCCTCTGTTCAATGGCAGCTCATAGACATGCCAGTCTGCTTGGCCAGAGCCACCTCCCCGCGGCAAAGGTATCGCGACACCGCCGGGGTGTCGAGCCGCCCCCGAAGTTGGGACGCAGACCGGACCGTCGCTCAAGATGGGCCACAGGCGGCTGCGTCTGGGTGGCGCAGTTCAGCCTGCAAGTAGT containing:
- a CDS encoding ABC transporter ATP-binding protein — protein: MRAFWRILSYMRSYLWQESLAFLSMLGIAGAGLIIPAQIGRIVDEGIIAGDRGFLAGGVAIVLGLSVLRGALVFVQGYLTESVSQGIAYDMRNQLYDKLQRLSFSYYDQVETGQLLARATSDVEMLRRITGRGLLMLANATLTTLGTAVVLVAMNPLLALISLAATPLMVWVVQRYAREIRPLTLQAQNRLALLTSRLEQNLKGLAVVRAFAQEQAEMRRFEEENARLFSDNVSVVRLSASRQPQIRFLVDVSTVLLLWAGGRLVIGGALTLGALVAFNAYLLNMIQPLRRFGWLTSMISSSVAGAERVFEILDVPEEVQNAPDAQPLPPIEGRVRFENVSFGYLRDRPVLQDVSFTIEPGSVVALLGPTGSGKTTIINLLMRFYDPSAGRVLMDGFDISKVTLESLRRQVGIVLQETMLFGGTVRENIAFGKSDATEEEIERAARLAAAHDFIMELPQGYDTLVGEKGVMLSGGQRQRIAIARAVLKDPRVLILDDATSSVDSETEVLIQEALWRLMPGRTSFIIAQRVSTARRADVILLLDQGRLVDMGTHEELLARSGLYADIYHSQLLPERQGVVNSGEW
- a CDS encoding MarR family transcriptional regulator, producing the protein MGQNSVASALLYQVLQLMRIVKADLATGSGGVSVSPSQYRILRRLTEGEATVSELAEWNAVTLPTATKILDVLVERGWVERWRSKEDRRLVYVGLTEKGREVQAELEERATASIASVLNRLNEEDLAAVNQGVAALNQILAEEERGRLAQTSASSARD